Genomic segment of Kibdelosporangium phytohabitans:
TACCGGCTCCGCCGGTGGGGCCGCCCCAGGGCACTCACAGTTCCCTTCCCCCGTCCCTGGGGTGGGCCTCAAGATCGAGGTCCGGGAGATCCACATGGCGAACCAGCCACGAGATGGCCGTTCGTGTCGGTTCGCACCCTCAAGTCAGGCGGGTGGTGCCGATGACCCCGACTCGGTACCGCCCGCCGTCCAGCGCTACGGGTGGCGATGCGACTTCTTCCGGCCCAACCTCGCGCATCTCGTCAACCTCACCGGCCGGCCGCGTCTGGCTGGCGGTCGCCGCTGGGCGTTCGCCGTCGATGACAAGACAGCGGACATCGACCAACCTGAGATCCCAGACCAGACGTCCCGGTGTCCGGACTGCCGGATCTGGGCGGCGAGCCACGGCTACGGGGACAGCGGCGCAGGGTGGCCATCATGACCGGCCTGTGGCATGAGTGCTCTTGTGGGTGCGAGCTGTGGCATCGGGTCGTCAATAGGCGGGTGGTGTGCCCGCATCCCAGTTTCGGCGCCGAGCTGCTCGACCGACCTGGAGTGCTGTTCGTCCTGACTCCGTCGGCGATCTGCGCTGCGTGTCTGTACGAGCTCGTAGACGCGCTGAACGCTGCGTCGGCTGCTGCCCAGCGGCGGGCGGCGGCCGGCAAGGAGGCCGCTGTCGCTGCGATGACCGAATCTCTGCGCGAGGTGCACGACGAGCTCGAGGTCGCCGACGCAATCGGCGTGATGATGTCCGAAGGGGGCGCGGTGTGGGCACACGAGTCATGATCGACTGGGCTGCGGTAGCCGCCAGCGTTGACGACTGGTCGCACTCCTGTCACTGCGGCTGCGGACGTCGGCACCCAGACCTCACCGGTCCCGATTGCGCTATCGCGTGGATCATCGAGGGCACTGGCCACAACGCGGACCTGTGGTGTGAGGCCGTCAGCGCGGCTTGGCCTCCTGAGGTGTGGGACATGGTCGCCGAGGGCTCTCCGGTGTGGGAGCACGAACCGTGAGTGAGCGAGCGCGAGCTGCGCGCCGACTGGCCAGCCTCCTAACCGGGGACTCCGGCGTACACGTGGCTGTGCAGTACGACCGGACCACCCGGCGATACGTCGTCGTCTGGGAGGACGGCCCGCCGCTGGCCACCATGTACGCCATGGCGCTGGAGCACGAATACAGCGTCCCGCTGCTCGATGTGGACGCCATGGACTGGCGTCGAACAGACCGGCTGCGACCCCATCAACCAGGAAGATCATGAGCACCCAGCCCTGCGGGACCTGCGACGGTAACGGCAAGATCTACGACTGGACCCGGTCAGGCGACCCCTGCCCCGAGTGCGACGGGCGCGGCTTCACGTTCGCCGGCAAAGTCCACATGAAGGCCTACAACGTGAAGCAGAACAGCGGGTGCTCGATCTCGCTGTTGGGTCTGGCGGCCGGCACGTGGGAGCTCGTCTATGCCGCGGCAGAGCTCGTTTCGATGGTGACCCGGTCCTGATCAGGCACCGCGACGTCTCGCCGTGGCGCTCTTGGCGGCCAGGCTCAGCATGTGCGCCTTGCGGGCGGACAGTGCCCGCTGCCGTCGCTCCTCCGCCGGAAGGACGCCGTCCGGGTCGACCTGCCTCTCGAACCGTTCCAGAAGTGCGGCGGCGCCTTTGCGGGCCTTCTCGCCGCGGTCGCTTGTGGTTGCCCATGAGGCGTGCGCTGCGATGCGTGCCCGCAGGGAGCGCTGCTCCGGGGTCATGGAGGTGTAGACGTCGGTCATGCCCCGGAGCGTGCGGCCCGCTTGTTACCTGAGTCGGTCGCCGACCCTCAGGCGCCGGGCGGTTTCGATGGCGCGTTCGTCCGCTTCGGACTCAGCGTAGTGCTCGACCATCGCGTCGGTGGTCCAGCCGAAGATCCTCTTCATGTCCTCCTTGCTGGCTCCGGCCTTCTTGTACGCGTGGGCAGCGGCGTGACGGCCCAGGTGCGCGTGCACATTGCGGCCGATCTCCACGTCGATGCCGAGCGCCTTGCCACGTCGACGCAGCATGAGCTTGATCCCGTTGGGTGTCAGTGGCCCTTTGCCCTTCTCGGACAGCCATAGCCGTTGGTGGTCAGCCCATCTGTCGTTCGCACGGACGCGTAGGTACCTGGATAGGGCCTGACCGGTTTTCGCGCCGAACGGAACGGCGCGGGGCTTGTTGCCCTTGCCGATCACCTGTGCAACGTCGAGATCGAAGTCGAGGTCGTCGACGTTGAGGAACGCCACCTCTGACAGGCGTGGTCCGCTGTCGGCGAGTAGCCGGATGATCGCGTGGTCTCGACGTGAGATGAAGTCGCGCCCCTTGCAGCTGTCGAGCAGCCGCTCCCAAACGTCGTCCTTGACGACTGGCACGGGCGTCGGCGGGATCTCGGGTGGCTTCATCGTGGCCATGGGGTGGTTGTCGATCTCTTGTTCGATGACCAGCCACTTGAACCACTGCTGAAGGTGGCGGTACCGGGTGTTGGCTGTGCTGGGCGCCCGCGTGTCGAGCAGATGTCCGATCCACTCGCGGATCATGGTGGTGGTGATGTGTGCTGGCTCGTCGGGTGGCTCGGGTAGTTCGTCGAGCCATGCCGCGAACAGCCGGGCGGACTCGTCGTAGTTGCCGATCGTCCGCGAGCTCTTGTTGTCGGCTTTAAGCCCGCGTCGCCACTCGCGCAGGAGCGGGTACCAGCGATGGTCTGTCTCCATACTCAGGACTCCACAATGAGGGTGTCACCGAGCGGCCCGCTAACGACTGCCTGACGCTTACTGCACTGTTTGTGCTGGTCGTGGGCGCAGCAGGGTTCGAACCTGCGACCCCCTCCTTGTAAGGGAGGCAGGCCGTGAGCGGCCCGCTATCTTGTCGTTTCCCAGGATACCGGGCAGCGCAACATGTGAAATGAGGGTGTCGCCAAACGATCATGTATCGCCCACTAGACGTAGCCGCGGCCACATCGGATAGATGCGCGCTCCGTCGGCCGTCACCGACTCGCCGTCGCCGAAGGCCTCCATCCCGAAGCCTGGGTCACCTCTGCTTGACAACTCCCGAAGCCCATCGGCAAGACCGGCGAACCACTGGTCAATAGGAAGCGTGACGTCGATGTGGATGGTCGCGGTGTCCTGGTCGACGATCACCGCTCCCGGCATGCCAGGAGTAGTGGGCACGATGTGGACGGCGCCGACACCGGTTACGGCGGCATGCAGATGGGTGAGCAGCCCCAGAAGATCCGTCATGTGGCGGACATCGCTCTGAGTTAGGTAGGACGTTATCAATCGTGCATTCGAACACTCGTTTGGATCAACTTCCGCGAACCAGGTTGCACGATGATCTACTGAGGTGAAGGATCTCGCCCCCACCTTTTTGCCGCTAAGGGCCGGTCTTGCGGTCAGGTTTCGGCTCGCGCCTGCCGATGACGGTGTACCGCTCGGGGTGCGCCTCGATCTCTTCAGCGGTGGGTGGGGCGCCGGCCGCCAGTCTGCGGCGGAGCTCTTCGAGGAGCCGCTCGTGGGGGACGCCGGTCAGGTCAACATTCTCGTACGCGAAATCTTGTGCCAGTTCGATTTCGATGTCGGCCATCTGGAACGCCATGTCCACTGTGATGCCGACCGCGCGCGCCGCGTTGGCGACGGTTTCAGGCCGAGGGGCGATGTCGAAGCGGATGCCCTTGCGGAGCTCGTAACCTCGTTCGAGGTTTCTCCACATTGTGTCGCTCATGCCTGCGCGGCGGGCCGCTTCCCTGGTTGCCATGCCCCGCTTGAGCCGTTCGGCTCGTAGCGCGTCCCCCAGCGGCCACTCCATGTGGTCACTCATACCCACATGATGACCCGCAAAGCACTGCAAAGTCTACAGGTGCGGCCCGCTTTGTGACGCTTTGCATCCAATTGGATGCAAAGCCGGGTCTCCAGTAACGAGATAGCGCCGAGCAATTCGATCTACCGCTTTGCACTGCTTTGCACTACGCTTTGCGACATGACCTTCTCCACCTTCGCGCAGCGGCTCACGGAGATGCGCGAACGCGCCGAGCTCACCGCCTCCGAGCTCGCCGCTCGATCGGGTGTGTCGCTGCCGTACCTGTCGCAGCTGGAAAGCGGGAAGCGCACGAACCCGCGAATGCCGATCCGCCGGGCACTCGCCCAGGCGCTCGGAGTGACGGCGGCCGACCTGCCCACGTCCGACACGACCACGGACGAGCAGTGACCACCACGAGCGAGAGCCCCGCACACCTGGCCGGGCAGCGGGGCTCTCGGGAGACACAACCACACCCCCACCAAGAGGTGCAGTCGATGACCACAGCCTACGACATCCCTGTCCCCGAACTGGTTCAGGCGCTCATGTCGCCGTCGATCGAGGTTTCGATCTGGCCGGTGCCGGGATTGCAGTGCGAGTACTGCGCCGAGGTCGGCGCGATCACCACGGTGCGGGTCATGGCGGTGTGCCCGCGGCGGGATGTGTTCCAGCCGATCGACGACCAGCTCGTCTGTGGCTTGTGCGCGCCGGACGTGATCGACCGCGTGATCGAGGAGCACGACCCGCGTTCCGGGCGTCTGCCGCTGGTCGAGGTGACCGACTGATGGGCCGCGTTTCGAAGTGGCTTTCCGACAAGGCGAGTGACGCCGTGTTCGGCAAGCAGGAGCGCATCAACCACGAGCTCACCACGGGCGCCGAGCAGCTGCTCAAGGACAACGCGCCCAACAACCCCCAGAACCCGAAGGACGGAAAGAAATGAGCACGCCCAGCACCGAGCTCGCGACGACAGCGCAGGCGCCGCGCAAGGCGCCGATTGCGCTCGGCGGCCGACAGAACGACTTCGACACCGCCTACCGGCTGGCGAAGAACCTCGCTGTGTCGAGCCTCATCCCGAAAGACCTGCGCGGGAAGCCGTCCGACGTGCTCGTGATCCTGATGTACGGGCAGGAACTCGGCCTCGCCCCGATGCAGGCCATGCAGGGCGTGTACGTCGTCAACGGCCGCCCGTCCCTCGCCGGGCAGACCTGGTTGGCGTTGGCACGCAAGGCCGGGCACCGCATCACCGTGCTGGAGAACGACGCCCAGCACGCCACGGTCAAGGTCACGCGCGGCGACACAGGTGAGGAGCACACCGAGACGTACACGATCGACCAGGCCAAGCGCGCCGGTTTGACGAAAAAGGACATCTGGCAGAACCACCCCGAGCGCATGCTCATGTGGCGCGCCACCGGTCGCGCGTGCACGTTCCTGTGTCCGGAGATTGCTCTCGGCTTCACCGACGCCGAACCCGGCGAGCTCGACCCGGAAGGGCCGACGCTGGCAACCGCGGTTGCCGAGCGCACCGACCGGCAACGGTCCGAACGGGACGAGGCGCTCGTCGAGCAGGTGCGCGAGGACCACCAGGCGCTCGCGCAGGACGAGGCCGCGATGCTCGCCGAGCTCGACCAGATGGACCGGCAGCACACGGGGTCGAACGACGGCGAGCCGGTCGACGCGGACCTCGTCGACGAGCCGGACGCGCTGTTCGGCCAGCCGCCCGCCGCCGAGCAGCAGCGGGAACGACTGTGAGCGCGGACGGGTGGACGTTCGAGTCCACGATCACCGACCCGAACGGCGTGCGGGTAACCGTGACCGTGAGCGTTCCTCTCGAACGCGCATGGAAAGACGTTGGCGAGTCCGCCGAGCTCGCACAAATGGCCGCGTCTCGCGCACAGGCGATGCTGCGTGATAGCCGTGAACGGGCGCCGTTCTGATGACCACGCCCGAAGTCGAGCGGACGACCGCGGACCTGTTGCTGGAGTGGGACCGTTCGCGGCCCCGCTCCCGGCAACGGGAACTCGGGTGGTCCGAGGTCGGCGGGTGCAAACGGCGAGCAGGGTACCGGCTCGCCGGGACCGAACCGTCCAATCCCGGCGGCAGCCTCCAGGCCGTCATGGGCACCGCGATACACGATGCCGTGCAACAGCGGCTCGCCGAGACCGCCGGGCCGGATGACCTCGTTGAGCACCCGGTGGTGTTCGCCGGGATCCCGGGCCACCTCGATCGGTACGAGGCCGACACCGGAGACCTGATCGACGTCAAGACCACAACGTCCCTATGGCTCAAGCACATCAAGCTGCACGGGCCGGATAAGCCGCACCTGTGGCAGACGGCCGGGTACTGCGCGGCGCTGCTACAGCAGGGCGTCAAGGTCCGGCGGATCGTCATCGACTACATCGCCCGCGACACCGGAGAGCTGTACCGGTGGACCGGTCGATTCGAGATACGGCACGTGCGGGACGCGTTGGCATGGCTCGAATCCGTACGCGGCGTCGAACCGGAGA
This window contains:
- a CDS encoding site-specific integrase, with the translated sequence METDHRWYPLLREWRRGLKADNKSSRTIGNYDESARLFAAWLDELPEPPDEPAHITTTMIREWIGHLLDTRAPSTANTRYRHLQQWFKWLVIEQEIDNHPMATMKPPEIPPTPVPVVKDDVWERLLDSCKGRDFISRRDHAIIRLLADSGPRLSEVAFLNVDDLDFDLDVAQVIGKGNKPRAVPFGAKTGQALSRYLRVRANDRWADHQRLWLSEKGKGPLTPNGIKLMLRRRGKALGIDVEIGRNVHAHLGRHAAAHAYKKAGASKEDMKRIFGWTTDAMVEHYAESEADERAIETARRLRVGDRLR
- a CDS encoding helix-turn-helix domain-containing protein, producing the protein MSDHMEWPLGDALRAERLKRGMATREAARRAGMSDTMWRNLERGYELRKGIRFDIAPRPETVANAARAVGITVDMAFQMADIEIELAQDFAYENVDLTGVPHERLLEELRRRLAAGAPPTAEEIEAHPERYTVIGRREPKPDRKTGP
- a CDS encoding helix-turn-helix domain-containing protein — protein: MTFSTFAQRLTEMRERAELTASELAARSGVSLPYLSQLESGKRTNPRMPIRRALAQALGVTAADLPTSDTTTDEQ
- a CDS encoding CRISPR-associated protein Cas4 — its product is MTTPEVERTTADLLLEWDRSRPRSRQRELGWSEVGGCKRRAGYRLAGTEPSNPGGSLQAVMGTAIHDAVQQRLAETAGPDDLVEHPVVFAGIPGHLDRYEADTGDLIDVKTTTSLWLKHIKLHGPDKPHLWQTAGYCAALLQQGVKVRRIVIDYIARDTGELYRWTGRFEIRHVRDALAWLESVRGVEPEMLNRDYAPDSAFCGHCPFQKICWDGATPDRNPRSVLYVEDPDARAWAQKLWDARDEKAAAKEREGEAKGALDALRPNEAGTSSILDVGLDGHGLVWQVSTSYLLDHELVEKDYAKADAKPPRKPSTSTKLVFVPLPGTES